The DNA segment CTATCTCGAACCCCTCCTGGGCGTCTATGCCGTGCGCATGCATGTGGAGGATGGACCGCGCGCCGGCGTTTATGATGGCGTCGCGAATCTGGGTCGGCGCCCGACCTTCGGCAAGACCGCCATCTCGTTCGAGGTGCATCTGTTCGATTTCGATGGCGACCTCTATGGCGCCCATGCGGGTGTCGACATGATCGATTTCATCCGTCCGGAGCGGAAATTCGATGGATTGGCGGCGCTGACGGCACAGATCGCGCTGGATAGCGCCCAGGCGCGCCGCCTTCTCGCCGAGCCTGCCGCCGCCCGCGACCGGTTTCCGCCGGTCACCCGTCACAGCCCGGTAGAACCGGCCTCGACAGCACCGGGGCTGGCCTGATAAACACTCCGTCCGGAATGCCCGGTCACGCCAAGCGATTAGGACGAATGCCGACTCTGTTTTCCGTCAGTTTCCCAGCCGCCGTCTCCGGGGCCTCCCGGTGAGCGCGCGTACGACCACGGGTTTCGTCGTGATGGCGGCTACCGTCGCGCTTGATCAGGCGTCGAAATGGTGGCTGCTGGGTCCCTACGATATCGGTACGCGCCAGCCCGTCGAGGTCACGAGTTTCTTCAATCTGGTGCTGACCTGGAACACGGGGATCAGTTTTGGCCTGCTGGGCACCTATGGAGACCTGACTCGCTGGCTGCTGACTGGATTTGCGGTCGCCGTTGCGATCGCCCTCGCGGTCTGGATGATCCGGGCCACCAACCTACTTCTAACCGTGGCGCTCGCCTTCGTTATTGGCGGCGCGCTGGGCAACGCGATCGACCGCGTGGTGCATGGAGCGGTGGCGGATTTCTTTGATTTTCATCTGGCGGGATGGCACTTTTGGGCCTTCAATATCGCCGACAGCGCGATCTCGATCGGCGTCGCCCTGCTGCTCTGGGACGCGTTCTTCGGAAGCGGCCGGCGGCAGAGCGAATAACGGAACAGGACGGAATCATGGTGGCACGGAACTCGGTCGGCCTCTCTGTGGCGTTGGCTCTCCTCGCGGCGGGCTCGCTGAGTGGCTGTGGCGGACTGAAGGACGCGCTTGGCGCGAACAAGTATCCGCCGGACGAATTCGCCGTGGTGTCCAAGCGCGCGCTGGTCATTCCGCCGGACTACAATCTGCGCCCGCCGGGGCCGAACCAGCCCAAGCCGCGCGATGCCGACCCCTCGGAAATGGCCATGCAGGCACTGTTCCCGGAAGCCAAGCTGGAAGCCGCAGCCGGTTCCCCGGCCGAGCGCCAGTTGCTCAACGCCACCGGCGGCGCCACCGCCGACACCGATGTTCGCTCGGACCTCTCGACGCAGGGATCGGTCGTCAACAAGGGCAACTTCACCGAACAGCTGCTCTACAACGACAAGGTGGAAGGCGCGCCGGAAACCAGCATCCGGCGACAAAGCCCGAGCCAGCCCGCGTCGACGCCGGACCAGTAGGGAGAGCGATCCTGAGACAGGCCGTGCGGCACCCCCGCCACTTTCTCGGTTTCCTCGTCGCGCTGGTGATGGCTCTTGCCGGGCCTGCGGCGGTGTCCGCCGCCGAACCGCTCGACATTCACGAGTTCAAGCTGGCGAACGGCCTGCAGCTGCTGGTGATCGAAGATCACCGCGCGCCGATCGTCACCCACATGGCCTGGTACAAGGTCGGCGCCACCGACGAGTTCGCCGGTAAGACCGGTCTTGCCCACTTCCTCGAGCACCTGATGTTCAAAGGCACCGAAAAGGTGCCGTCGGGCGAGCTGTCCAAGATCGTCGCCCGTAATGGCGGCCAGGACAACGCCTTCACCTCCTCGGACTATACCGCCTACTTCCAGCAGGTCGCCGCCGACAAGCTGGCGCTGGTGATGGAGATGGAGGCTGATCGCATGGCGAATTTGCGCATCGCCGAGGACCAGGTGGATCAGGAGCGCCAGGTGGTGATCGAAGAGCGGCGCACCCGGGTCGAGAATTCGCCGCCCGCCCTGTTCGGCGAGCAGCTCGACGCGGTCCAGTTGCTGGCGCATCCCTACCGGATTCCGGTGATTGGCTGGATGCACGACATCGAATCGCTGACCCGCGCCGACGCGCTGGGCTTCTACAAGCTGCACTATGCGCCCAACAACGCGGTGGTGGTCGTGGTCGGCGATGTGGAAGCCGAGGCGGTCAAGGCCCTTGCGAACAAGACCTATGGCGCGCTCCCGGCCAAGCCGGTGCCGCCCCGCATGCAGGGAAAGGAGCCGCCGCAGCTTTCAGCCCGGTCGCTGACCATGCGCGACCCGCGCGTCAGTCAGGCGTCATGGCTCAAGACCTGGATCGCGCCCAGCATCCATTTTGGCGAGAGCAAGCACGCCATCCCGCTCGAAGTGCTCAACGACATCATTGGCGGCGGCACCACCAGCCGGCTTTACCAGACGCTGGTGGTGGAAAAGAAACTCGCGGTCGATGCCGGCTCCAGCTATGGCTCCGACGGCCTCGGTCCGTCGCGCTTTGGCGTCTCGGTGACGCCGCAGAATGACGATTACGCGCCCATTCCCGCGGCGGTCGAGGCGGTGCTTGCCCAGATCCTGCGCGATGGTGTCACCGACGAGGAACTGGCCCGGGCGAAGAAGTCGCTGAAGGCCGCGGCGATCTATGCCCGTGACAGCGGCCAGGGCCTCGCCAACATCTTCGGCGCGGCGCTGGTGCGGGGCGAGACGGTCGCCGACGTGCTGGCATGGCCGGACCAGATCGAGGCCGTCACCAAGGACGACATCATGGCCGCCGCGCGCGCCGTGTTCGTCGAGGAACATTCCGTCACGGGCCTGCTGCTGCCGGCGGCTCCGGCGCAGGAGCCAGCGCCATGATGGCCCGAATCTTCGCCGCGATCCTCCTGATCTGCGCGTATGGCGCGCGCGCCGAGGCGGTGGAGATCAAGGAAGTGGTCAGTCCGGGCGGCATCAAGGCTTGGCTGGTCGAGGAACATGGCATTCCGCTCATCGCCGTGGATTATGAGTTCAAAGGCGGCGCGTCGGCCGATCCCAAGGGCAAGGAAGGCCTTGCTTATCTGGCGTCAGGCCTGCTCAACGAAGGCGCGGGCGAGCTGGACGCCCTGGCGTTTCAGAAAGCGCTGGACGAACGGGCGATCCGCATGGGCTTCACCGCCGGGCGCGATCAGTTCAGTGGCACGCTGAAGACGCTCAGCGAAGAAAAGGACGAGGCGTTCAGGCTTCTTGGTCTGGCGCTGGCCCAGCCGCGGTTCGACGCCGATGCGGTCGAGCGCGTGCGCGAACAGGTTCGTTCGATCCAGCGCTCGGAAGACGACAATCCCCGCTCGGTCGCGGGCAAGGCCTGGATGCGGGCGGCCTTCGGCGAGCATCCCTATGCCAGCAACCCTACCGGAACCCCCGCGAGCCTTTCCGGGCTGACCGCGCAGGATCTGCGCGGCTACGTCACCGCGACTTTCGCTCGAGACCGGCTGATCGTCAGCGTGGTCGGCGATATCACGCCCGAGGAGTTGGGAGCGCTGCTCGATAAGGCCTTCGGCGCGCTGCCGGCACAAGGCAAGGCAGCCGAAGTGGCCGATATCGCTCCGGTGCTTGATGCCAAGGTCCAGGTGATCGACACGGCCGTGCCCCAGAGCGTCGCCATGTTCGGCATGCCCGGCCTCAAGCGCGACGATCCCGACTGGTACGCGGCGCTGGTGATGAATCAGATCTTCGGCAGCGGCGGTTTCTCGTCGCGGCTGATGGAAGAGGTTAGAACCAAGCGCGGCCTCACCTATGGCGTCGCCACCTATCTCATGCCGATGGATCACGCCGCCCTGCTGCTGGGAAGTGTTGCCACGGTGAACGCGCGCATGGGCGAATCCAAGTCGGTCATCGAGGGCGAGATCGCCCGCATGGCCCAGACCGGCGCGACCGAGGCCGAACTGGCCGACGCCAAGACCTATCTCACGGGCTCCTATGCGCTCAATTTCGACACCAGCAGCGCCATCGCCGGCCAGCTGACGGGCATGCAGCGCTATGGTTTCGATACCGACTACATCAATGAGCGGAACAGCTACATCGAGGCGGTCACGCTGGCCGACGTCAACCGGGTCGCGCAGCGCCTGCTGGATCCAAACCGGACGTTCTGGGTTATCGTAGGCCAGCCCGAAGGGCTCAGTGCCGCAACGGAGAAACCGACACCGTGATCCCGCTCAGTCAGACTCTGGATGCCTGCTTCGAATCGGCCGTCGGTTCCGGCGGCGTGAGCCAGGCGGCGTTCGAGACGGCGATGAAAGCGGCATCGGCGGGCGTCGCGCGCATCCGCAAGGCGTATCGCGACGGCGCGTGGCCGTTGCTGCGCCTGCCCGAGGATACCACCGACCTCCTGAGCCTCACCGATATCGCCGG comes from the Iodidimonas sp. SYSU 1G8 genome and includes:
- a CDS encoding DUF3035 domain-containing protein — protein: MVARNSVGLSVALALLAAGSLSGCGGLKDALGANKYPPDEFAVVSKRALVIPPDYNLRPPGPNQPKPRDADPSEMAMQALFPEAKLEAAAGSPAERQLLNATGGATADTDVRSDLSTQGSVVNKGNFTEQLLYNDKVEGAPETSIRRQSPSQPASTPDQ
- the lspA gene encoding signal peptidase II, with protein sequence MSARTTTGFVVMAATVALDQASKWWLLGPYDIGTRQPVEVTSFFNLVLTWNTGISFGLLGTYGDLTRWLLTGFAVAVAIALAVWMIRATNLLLTVALAFVIGGALGNAIDRVVHGAVADFFDFHLAGWHFWAFNIADSAISIGVALLLWDAFFGSGRRQSE
- a CDS encoding pitrilysin family protein — its product is MRHPRHFLGFLVALVMALAGPAAVSAAEPLDIHEFKLANGLQLLVIEDHRAPIVTHMAWYKVGATDEFAGKTGLAHFLEHLMFKGTEKVPSGELSKIVARNGGQDNAFTSSDYTAYFQQVAADKLALVMEMEADRMANLRIAEDQVDQERQVVIEERRTRVENSPPALFGEQLDAVQLLAHPYRIPVIGWMHDIESLTRADALGFYKLHYAPNNAVVVVVGDVEAEAVKALANKTYGALPAKPVPPRMQGKEPPQLSARSLTMRDPRVSQASWLKTWIAPSIHFGESKHAIPLEVLNDIIGGGTTSRLYQTLVVEKKLAVDAGSSYGSDGLGPSRFGVSVTPQNDDYAPIPAAVEAVLAQILRDGVTDEELARAKKSLKAAAIYARDSGQGLANIFGAALVRGETVADVLAWPDQIEAVTKDDIMAAARAVFVEEHSVTGLLLPAAPAQEPAP
- a CDS encoding pitrilysin family protein, which gives rise to MMARIFAAILLICAYGARAEAVEIKEVVSPGGIKAWLVEEHGIPLIAVDYEFKGGASADPKGKEGLAYLASGLLNEGAGELDALAFQKALDERAIRMGFTAGRDQFSGTLKTLSEEKDEAFRLLGLALAQPRFDADAVERVREQVRSIQRSEDDNPRSVAGKAWMRAAFGEHPYASNPTGTPASLSGLTAQDLRGYVTATFARDRLIVSVVGDITPEELGALLDKAFGALPAQGKAAEVADIAPVLDAKVQVIDTAVPQSVAMFGMPGLKRDDPDWYAALVMNQIFGSGGFSSRLMEEVRTKRGLTYGVATYLMPMDHAALLLGSVATVNARMGESKSVIEGEIARMAQTGATEAELADAKTYLTGSYALNFDTSSAIAGQLTGMQRYGFDTDYINERNSYIEAVTLADVNRVAQRLLDPNRTFWVIVGQPEGLSAATEKPTP